In Clostridium sp., one DNA window encodes the following:
- a CDS encoding homocitrate synthase: MDINIVDTTLRDGEQKACVALGVDEKVKIAEIINDMGISQIEAGVPAMGGDEKKSIEKIVELGLNSKISSWNRMDIKDIDESIDCGVDIIHISIPSSDIQIKSKLGKDRSWVMNTIKRCVAYTVDKGFEVTIGLEDASRADINFLIELCQVISELGVKRVRYADTVGILYPRKIFYHIKKLMQEVPVEVEIHAHNDFGMAIANSLGAAEAGAKFVNCTVTGIGERAGNCDFMKFITVLDKLDGEKASSRSFEDLIRMEQDIRRIINCA; this comes from the coding sequence AAAAGCCTGTGTTGCTTTAGGAGTAGATGAAAAGGTAAAAATAGCAGAAATTATAAATGATATGGGTATTAGTCAAATAGAAGCAGGCGTACCGGCCATGGGTGGAGATGAAAAGAAGAGTATAGAAAAGATTGTGGAATTGGGGTTAAATAGTAAAATATCCTCATGGAACAGAATGGATATTAAAGATATAGATGAATCTATAGATTGTGGAGTTGATATAATTCATATATCCATTCCGTCATCTGATATACAAATTAAATCCAAATTGGGAAAAGACAGAAGCTGGGTTATGAACACAATAAAAAGATGTGTTGCCTACACTGTAGATAAAGGATTTGAAGTAACCATAGGACTGGAGGATGCAAGCAGAGCAGATATAAATTTTTTGATTGAGCTGTGTCAGGTTATTTCCGAACTGGGAGTCAAACGGGTGAGATATGCAGATACTGTAGGAATTTTGTATCCGCGGAAAATATTTTATCATATAAAAAAGCTTATGCAGGAAGTGCCGGTGGAAGTGGAAATACATGCACATAATGATTTTGGTATGGCAATAGCGAATTCTCTGGGTGCCGCAGAGGCCGGAGCAAAATTTGTAAACTGCACCGTTACAGGAATTGGAGAAAGAGCGGGTAATTGTGATTTTATGAAATTTATTACGGTACTTGATAAACTGGACGGTGAAAAGGCATCTTCAAGGAGCTTCGAAGACTTGATCAGGATGGAGCAGGATATAAGACGGATAATAAATTGTGCTTAA
- a CDS encoding NAD(P)/FAD-dependent oxidoreductase yields the protein MKDRYDIIIVGAGPAGIFTALEITKLNKDLNIIIIDKGRNIEERKCPERITGKCLRCNPCAITFGWSGAGAFSDGKLSLSPEVGGRILDYFSEDDCRKLIKYCDDIYLKFGANKTVYGLNNEKVDKIKYESSKHNIRLIECPVRHLGTELAYDVLKRMYHHLLGNTNTEFSELTDVQEVLVEDGKARGVRIKKKGEIKDIEGRYVIVAPGRGGAEWWSSESKKLNVKTVNNAVDIGVRVEVPNSIMDHLTKDLYEAKLVYYSDTFDNKVRTFCMNPGGVVSEEHYDDGNIAVVNGHSYSEEKLRTDNTNFAMLVSTAFTEPFDRPIAYGKYIAELGNMLTGGGIMVQRLGDLLNGRRTDYSRLKKSTTIPTLKSAVPGDLSFVLPQRHLTSIVESLKAFDKIAPGLYSKNTLLYGVEVKFYSSKFETNNKFETKIENLYTIGDGAGITRGLMQASTTGVVVARDISEKEQ from the coding sequence TTGAAAGATAGATACGATATTATAATAGTCGGCGCGGGACCGGCAGGAATATTCACTGCTTTGGAAATCACAAAGCTGAATAAGGATTTGAATATAATTATAATAGATAAAGGTAGAAATATAGAAGAAAGAAAGTGTCCTGAACGAATAACCGGCAAGTGTCTTAGATGTAATCCATGTGCCATAACCTTTGGCTGGTCGGGAGCTGGAGCTTTTTCTGATGGGAAGCTTTCCCTGAGCCCTGAAGTAGGGGGCAGAATATTGGATTATTTTTCGGAAGATGACTGTAGAAAGTTGATAAAATATTGTGATGACATATATTTGAAATTTGGAGCCAATAAGACAGTATATGGCTTGAATAATGAAAAAGTGGATAAAATCAAGTATGAATCCAGTAAGCACAATATAAGGCTTATAGAATGCCCTGTCAGACATCTGGGAACAGAGCTTGCTTATGATGTTCTGAAAAGAATGTATCATCATCTATTGGGAAATACCAATACGGAATTCAGTGAACTTACAGATGTCCAGGAAGTGCTTGTAGAAGATGGAAAGGCAAGGGGAGTAAGAATTAAAAAGAAAGGTGAAATCAAGGACATAGAAGGCAGATATGTAATTGTTGCCCCTGGAAGGGGAGGTGCTGAATGGTGGAGTTCGGAATCAAAAAAACTCAACGTGAAGACCGTTAATAATGCTGTGGATATTGGAGTCAGAGTAGAAGTTCCCAATTCTATAATGGATCATCTTACAAAGGATTTATATGAAGCTAAACTAGTATATTATTCGGATACTTTTGATAATAAAGTCAGGACCTTTTGTATGAATCCGGGAGGAGTGGTTTCAGAGGAACATTATGATGATGGAAATATAGCAGTTGTAAATGGACACAGTTATTCAGAAGAAAAACTGAGAACAGACAATACTAATTTTGCAATGCTGGTGTCCACAGCATTTACAGAACCATTTGACAGACCGATAGCTTATGGAAAATATATTGCAGAACTTGGAAATATGCTGACCGGAGGCGGGATAATGGTTCAAAGGTTAGGTGATCTTTTAAATGGAAGAAGAACGGATTATTCAAGATTGAAAAAATCAACTACCATTCCCACATTGAAATCAGCGGTACCTGGAGATCTCAGTTTTGTACTTCCACAGAGACACCTTACATCCATAGTTGAATCATTAAAGGCTTTTGATAAGATAGCTCCAGGACTCTACAGCAAAAACACTCTTCTCTATGGAGTTGAAGTAAAGTTTTATTCAAGTAAATTTGAAACAAACAATAAGTTTGAAACCAAAATAGAAAATCTCTATACCATAGGTGATGGAGCCGGAATTACAAGAGGGCTTATGCAGGCATCTACCACAGGAGTAGTAGTAGCAAGGGACATATCGGAAAAGGAACAATAG
- a CDS encoding adenylosuccinate synthase yields the protein MSAFIVLGSQWGDEGKGKMTDYLAEGADVVVRFQGGNNAGHTVEVDDKQYKLHLIPSGILYKNKLNIIGNGVVLDPKALFEEIEYLEKNGVEVTSKNLMISDRAHLIMPYHKILDGVKEKSRGKSDIGTTGKGIGPCYTDKMERSGIRVCDLFHKDVFYANLEKNIRIKNEIISKVYGGETLDFESVYNEYSVYAEKLKPFVKDISVEVYNNIRSGKQILFEGAQGTFLDIDYGTYPYVTSSSTIAGGVCIGAGIGPNMISGAVGIAKAYTTRVGKGPFPTELNDGTGNWIREQGHEYGVTTGRARRCGWLDLVILKTSSRVSGLTSFAVTKIDTLAGLDKIKICTGYKFNGEIIDYVPASLEDLAQCEPVYEEFDGWDETIKDARDYASLPENAKIYIKKIEQFTDTKVSIISVGPGRDQTIKISEI from the coding sequence ATGTCGGCATTTATTGTTTTAGGATCCCAATGGGGTGATGAAGGAAAAGGGAAAATGACGGATTACCTAGCTGAAGGAGCAGATGTAGTTGTTAGATTTCAAGGAGGTAATAATGCAGGCCATACAGTTGAAGTAGATGATAAGCAGTATAAGCTTCACCTCATACCTTCCGGAATACTTTATAAAAACAAACTCAATATAATAGGAAATGGTGTGGTTTTAGATCCAAAGGCTCTTTTTGAGGAAATAGAGTACCTGGAGAAAAATGGAGTGGAAGTTACAAGCAAGAATCTTATGATAAGTGACAGAGCCCATCTTATAATGCCGTATCATAAAATACTGGATGGTGTCAAGGAAAAATCCAGAGGGAAAAGTGATATAGGAACTACAGGAAAGGGAATTGGTCCTTGTTATACTGACAAGATGGAAAGAAGCGGCATAAGAGTATGTGATCTGTTTCACAAAGATGTATTTTATGCAAATTTGGAGAAAAACATCCGTATAAAAAATGAAATAATATCCAAAGTATACGGCGGTGAGACACTTGATTTTGAATCCGTATACAATGAATATTCTGTTTATGCGGAGAAACTGAAACCTTTTGTCAAAGACATATCAGTGGAAGTATATAACAATATAAGGTCGGGAAAACAGATATTGTTTGAAGGAGCTCAGGGAACTTTCCTTGACATAGATTATGGTACATATCCTTATGTAACTTCTTCCAGTACAATTGCCGGAGGAGTTTGCATTGGAGCTGGGATCGGACCCAATATGATAAGTGGGGCCGTAGGTATAGCAAAAGCTTATACAACAAGAGTTGGAAAAGGACCTTTCCCGACAGAATTGAATGACGGCACGGGAAACTGGATAAGAGAACAGGGACATGAATATGGAGTGACTACAGGAAGGGCAAGAAGGTGTGGATGGCTTGATCTGGTAATACTCAAAACCAGCAGCAGGGTTTCTGGACTTACAAGCTTTGCGGTCACAAAAATTGATACACTTGCCGGACTGGATAAAATAAAGATATGTACTGGTTACAAATTCAATGGAGAGATTATAGACTATGTACCGGCAAGCCTTGAGGATCTTGCACAGTGTGAACCTGTATATGAGGAATTTGACGGTTGGGATGAGACCATAAAAGATGCAAGAGATTATGCGTCCCTCCCTGAAAATGCAAAGATATATATAAAAAAGATAGAACAATTCACAGATACGAAGGTTTCAATAATATCTGTAGGTCCTGGAAGAGATCAGACTATAAAAATATCTGAAATATAG
- a CDS encoding acyl-[acyl-carrier-protein] thioesterase — protein sequence MNTTYKEKEFQVNYYEIDFKKRLLITSIMNYFDDVATEQSQNMGGGLDYMEQHRVAWVIYKWDIYVNRYPSFREKLKVRTYARSFLKFYGYRTFEIIDKNQDIVCRANSVWLLIDIDKRRVKRISSDMYSIYGLTKEDNEPLVIDNVNLPDKFDFEKYFDVRYSDIDTNRHVNNVKYVDWAIETVPLDIVENYSIKNINISYKKEATYGGKIKSSTKIEEQNGKYLGLHKISDNDGNELCIVQTLWVK from the coding sequence TTGAACACAACATATAAAGAAAAAGAATTTCAAGTTAACTACTATGAAATAGATTTTAAAAAAAGGCTGCTTATAACAAGCATCATGAATTATTTTGATGATGTTGCTACCGAGCAGTCACAGAATATGGGCGGAGGACTGGATTACATGGAGCAGCACAGAGTAGCCTGGGTAATCTACAAGTGGGATATATATGTGAATAGATATCCGAGTTTTCGTGAGAAGTTAAAAGTTAGAACCTATGCAAGATCGTTTCTAAAATTTTATGGTTACAGAACTTTTGAAATTATTGATAAAAATCAAGATATAGTCTGCAGGGCAAATTCGGTATGGTTGCTTATAGATATTGACAAGAGAAGAGTTAAAAGGATAAGCAGCGATATGTATTCTATATATGGGCTTACTAAAGAGGACAATGAACCTCTTGTAATAGATAATGTAAATCTGCCGGACAAATTTGATTTTGAAAAATACTTTGATGTAAGATACAGTGACATAGATACGAACAGGCATGTGAATAATGTGAAATATGTTGATTGGGCAATAGAAACAGTGCCTTTGGATATTGTAGAAAATTATTCAATAAAAAATATAAATATAAGTTATAAAAAGGAAGCAACTTATGGCGGGAAAATAAAGTCTTCAACAAAAATTGAAGAACAAAATGGCAAATACCTGGGACTGCACAAAATATCAGATAATGATGGAAATGAATTGTGTATTGTCCAAACATTGTGGGTAAAATAA
- a CDS encoding NAD(P)/FAD-dependent oxidoreductase has translation MFHEIIIVGGGASGLTAAITANDMGKDVAVLEGSDRIGKKILTTGNGRCNITNKNLSMNNYHSLNNCFFRHVLDEFNYRDTIDFFNLLGLPLITLDDGKTYPMSLQASSVLDIFRMAIEDREIPVYLNSKVKSIIKGKDIFKVICDNQNFECNGLILCTGGKSAANTGSDGSGFVLSQKLGHHIITPVPSLVQLKLKYNHLKALSGIKFDGSCELSIDKKSVRKDYGEILFTDYGISGPPILQISGLASRGLLQEKNISLKIDMFPDLTENKLISFFENHWGILGYRSVCDSLIGIINKRMIPVILKEALLDNIHKPASDLTWKEKSRIYSLLKSWTFIVYDTNSFKNSQVTSGGIDTLEVNPLTLESNIVKDLYFAGEILDVDGDCGGFNLQWCWSSGVISARNAARKL, from the coding sequence TTGTTTCATGAAATAATCATAGTCGGCGGCGGTGCTTCAGGATTGACAGCAGCAATTACTGCAAATGATATGGGGAAGGATGTCGCTGTATTGGAAGGCTCAGACAGGATCGGCAAAAAAATTCTGACTACCGGAAACGGCAGATGCAATATAACAAATAAAAATCTGTCCATGAATAACTATCACAGCCTCAATAACTGCTTTTTCAGGCATGTACTTGATGAATTCAATTACAGGGATACTATTGATTTCTTTAATTTACTCGGCCTTCCGCTAATTACATTGGATGACGGCAAAACATACCCGATGTCACTGCAGGCTTCTTCTGTACTGGATATATTCAGAATGGCCATTGAAGATAGAGAAATTCCCGTATACCTGAATTCCAAAGTTAAGTCAATAATTAAAGGAAAAGATATATTCAAAGTAATATGTGACAATCAAAATTTTGAATGTAATGGACTTATATTATGTACTGGAGGCAAATCTGCCGCCAATACCGGTTCAGACGGTTCTGGCTTTGTACTTTCACAAAAACTAGGCCACCATATAATAACTCCCGTGCCCTCTCTTGTACAGTTAAAATTGAAATACAATCACCTCAAAGCCCTGTCTGGAATAAAATTTGATGGTTCCTGCGAATTATCAATAGACAAAAAATCAGTGAGAAAAGACTATGGTGAAATACTCTTCACAGACTATGGAATATCAGGCCCCCCAATACTTCAAATAAGCGGTCTTGCTTCAAGAGGCCTATTGCAGGAAAAAAATATATCACTAAAAATAGACATGTTTCCTGACTTAACGGAAAATAAGCTGATATCTTTCTTTGAAAACCATTGGGGTATACTCGGGTACAGAAGTGTCTGCGATTCCCTTATAGGAATCATAAATAAAAGGATGATACCTGTCATCTTAAAGGAAGCACTGTTGGATAATATACATAAACCTGCATCAGATCTAACCTGGAAAGAAAAAAGCAGAATATATTCTCTGTTGAAATCGTGGACCTTTATCGTATATGACACCAATTCCTTTAAAAATTCTCAAGTAACATCCGGAGGAATAGATACTCTTGAAGTAAATCCTTTAACACTGGAATCAAATATAGTGAAGGATCTATATTTTGCAGGTGAAATTCTGGATGTGGACGGTGACTGCGGCGGATTCAATCTCCAATGGTGCTGGAGTTCTGGAGTCATATCTGCTAGAAATGCTGCAAGGAAATTGTAA
- a CDS encoding pyruvate, water dikinase regulatory protein has product MLKIYAVSDSIGETAEQVARAAACQFSESVQVKKVPYVKSYENVNDFIDGLESKDGILIISTIVLVDVREFLTRRCIESGIPINNILGPCISMAARILKTIPDYRPGAVWQIDAKYYKKIKAMEFAVQYDDSKNNAGIKYADVILIGLSRTSKTPLCMYLANKGIKALNIPLMPEVPIPKELFEVSRKKIVALTIDPIQLIEIRKRRLDSYHRCFISIKYADEERILQELEFSDKLIKRLNCKVIDVTKRAIEDTALMIMDYIGYADENSY; this is encoded by the coding sequence TTGTTGAAAATATATGCTGTGTCAGACTCTATTGGAGAAACTGCCGAGCAGGTGGCAAGAGCTGCTGCATGTCAGTTTTCTGAAAGTGTACAGGTTAAAAAAGTACCGTACGTTAAAAGCTATGAAAATGTGAATGATTTTATAGATGGTTTAGAGAGCAAGGACGGCATACTCATAATATCTACTATAGTTCTGGTAGATGTAAGGGAGTTTTTGACCCGCAGATGCATTGAGAGCGGTATACCTATAAACAATATACTCGGACCGTGCATAAGCATGGCTGCGAGAATTTTAAAAACAATACCTGACTATAGACCGGGAGCTGTCTGGCAAATAGATGCAAAATATTACAAGAAAATCAAGGCAATGGAGTTTGCAGTCCAGTATGATGACAGCAAGAATAATGCAGGTATAAAATATGCAGATGTCATATTGATCGGACTTTCCAGAACTTCCAAGACCCCTCTTTGCATGTATCTTGCAAATAAAGGAATAAAAGCTTTAAATATACCCCTTATGCCGGAAGTCCCAATTCCAAAAGAGTTGTTTGAAGTCAGTCGGAAGAAGATAGTAGCACTTACAATTGATCCAATACAGCTTATAGAAATACGAAAGCGCAGATTGGACAGCTATCATAGGTGTTTTATAAGTATAAAGTATGCAGATGAAGAAAGGATACTTCAGGAACTGGAGTTTTCCGATAAACTTATAAAAAGATTAAACTGTAAAGTAATAGATGTAACTAAAAGGGCAATCGAAGATACTGCATTGATGATAATGGATTATATAGGCTATGCAGATGAAAATTCCTATTAA
- the anfO gene encoding Fe-only nitrogenase accessory protein AnfO, with protein sequence MNKEIAVLVDNEGKVTSFLEPSFVNVYIMENDAWKIKNRIVYQIDSTSDINLIRRRIDKMIESLGNCKIFVATEIAGIPYNILERSGINSWEISGKPYEFLDYVIEKEEEEEKKLIERSFKSKNDEMHYIVENGGGGKYFVDFIEIQNSNSNITTKKVLIPFFEKKDFSELTINCSHIPGWMQRELNRFKLKLDVQQNGVNKFKVIVTHEK encoded by the coding sequence ATGAATAAGGAAATTGCGGTATTGGTGGACAATGAAGGAAAAGTAACATCATTTTTAGAACCTTCATTTGTGAATGTATATATAATGGAAAATGATGCCTGGAAAATAAAGAATAGAATAGTATATCAGATTGATAGTACATCTGATATAAACTTAATCAGACGAAGAATTGATAAAATGATTGAATCACTTGGAAACTGTAAAATTTTTGTGGCAACCGAAATCGCAGGGATACCTTACAACATTCTTGAAAGGTCCGGAATCAATTCATGGGAAATAAGTGGAAAACCTTATGAGTTTTTGGATTATGTAATTGAAAAAGAAGAAGAGGAGGAAAAAAAGTTAATAGAAAGATCCTTTAAAAGTAAAAATGATGAAATGCATTATATTGTTGAAAATGGTGGCGGCGGAAAGTATTTTGTAGATTTTATCGAAATACAAAATAGCAACTCCAACATTACTACTAAAAAAGTATTAATACCGTTTTTTGAAAAGAAGGATTTTTCCGAGTTGACCATAAACTGCAGCCACATCCCAGGATGGATGCAAAGAGAGCTCAATAGATTTAAATTAAAGTTAGATGTACAACAGAATGGTGTGAATAAATTTAAAGTTATCGTAACACATGAAAAATAG
- a CDS encoding ATP-binding protein, which yields MIKGYHSAIMNIYESIRSEEKKLLDNRRREIQENLPEILDIERQIGLYSIKLSTQLVNTPESSQFHLKQMREKITELRIKKSELLVANNYPMDYLEIHYRCPKCKDTGFIGTKKCTCYNQKLVNLYYKNSHLTNMLQKNNFENYNPELFSSDKSFGEHISPRKNMENIASKCWNFIENFNISKENLFFYGTAGTGKSFMSNCIAKELLDKGCLVVYRTAETLIQDLRDIRFGNNRDLKDLILDCDLLIIDDLGSEQITDFSKTELFNILNIRLLNEKKILISTNCDLEEILKIYSERISSRLLGNFTLCKFFGEDIRIKQNIQGRKL from the coding sequence ATGATTAAAGGTTATCATTCTGCTATTATGAATATATATGAAAGTATAAGGAGTGAAGAAAAAAAACTTCTGGACAACAGGAGAAGGGAAATACAGGAAAATTTGCCGGAAATCCTGGATATAGAGAGACAGATAGGTTTATATTCAATCAAATTATCTACACAACTTGTAAACACTCCCGAGAGCAGCCAATTTCACTTAAAGCAGATGAGAGAAAAAATTACAGAGCTGCGAATAAAAAAATCTGAATTGTTGGTTGCAAACAACTATCCTATGGACTATCTAGAAATCCACTATAGATGTCCAAAGTGTAAAGACACTGGTTTTATAGGTACTAAAAAATGCACGTGCTACAATCAAAAATTAGTAAATCTATACTACAAAAACTCTCATCTGACAAATATGCTGCAAAAAAACAACTTTGAAAATTATAATCCGGAATTATTCTCTTCTGATAAAAGCTTTGGAGAACATATAAGTCCAAGAAAAAACATGGAAAATATCGCCTCCAAATGCTGGAACTTTATTGAAAACTTTAATATTTCAAAAGAAAATCTGTTCTTTTATGGAACTGCCGGAACTGGAAAAAGCTTTATGTCAAATTGTATAGCAAAAGAACTGCTGGATAAAGGCTGTCTAGTTGTATATAGGACTGCAGAAACCTTGATCCAGGATCTAAGAGATATACGATTTGGAAACAACAGAGATCTTAAGGATCTCATCTTAGATTGTGATCTTCTGATAATAGATGATCTCGGGTCAGAACAAATAACTGATTTCTCTAAAACTGAGTTATTTAACATATTGAATATCAGATTATTGAATGAAAAAAAAATACTTATATCTACAAATTGCGACCTAGAAGAAATATTAAAGATATATTCTGAAAGAATTTCTTCAAGACTTCTTGGGAACTTTACTCTATGTAAATTTTTTGGTGAAGATATACGAATAAAGCAGAATATACAGGGAAGGAAGCTCTAG
- a CDS encoding DnaD domain protein translates to MSTFIFNNRDSNYTPVNNIFIDKFMPKARGEFVKVYLLGLKYCKSGELGVSSEVIATALHLLETDVINAWNYWDEENVVKIVPVDKMGNYSIEFLDLSEYNNKKPNDSIDIVEELNRNSTKEMLNDIEKLLGRPLSSKEITMYISWLKDFNFSPEIILLLIQYCVLKGKSDSRYIEKIAISWFDAKIKNINDAQSFIKKHEDKWINIHKILNYLGIKDAEIMKPQEEIFTKWLYTYKFPVEVILKACDICFKRINKADFKYIDGILSSWNKEKIKTLDDIDKKDKKKIKKSNYSNTSNTNSKNSTFNNFKQRSYDFKDLEKKLLGWDNND, encoded by the coding sequence ATGAGTACTTTTATATTCAATAACAGAGATTCAAACTATACTCCTGTTAATAACATTTTCATAGATAAATTTATGCCGAAAGCCCGGGGAGAATTTGTAAAGGTATATCTTCTGGGGCTAAAATATTGTAAATCCGGTGAATTGGGCGTAAGTTCCGAAGTTATAGCAACTGCACTTCATCTTTTGGAAACGGATGTAATAAATGCATGGAATTACTGGGATGAAGAAAACGTAGTTAAAATAGTCCCGGTAGACAAGATGGGAAATTACAGTATAGAATTTCTGGATCTCAGCGAATATAACAATAAAAAACCCAATGACAGTATTGATATAGTTGAGGAATTAAATAGAAATTCTACAAAAGAAATGCTTAATGATATAGAAAAACTATTGGGAAGGCCTCTCTCCTCAAAAGAAATTACAATGTACATAAGCTGGCTGAAGGATTTTAATTTTTCTCCCGAAATCATATTGCTTTTAATTCAATACTGTGTCCTGAAAGGCAAATCCGACAGCAGATATATTGAAAAAATTGCCATTTCCTGGTTTGATGCAAAAATAAAAAATATAAACGATGCACAGTCATTTATCAAGAAACATGAAGATAAATGGATAAATATTCACAAAATACTTAACTATTTAGGAATAAAGGATGCAGAAATAATGAAACCTCAGGAAGAAATTTTCACCAAATGGCTGTATACATACAAGTTTCCCGTGGAAGTCATACTCAAAGCCTGTGATATATGTTTTAAAAGGATCAATAAAGCCGATTTCAAATATATAGATGGGATACTCAGCAGCTGGAACAAGGAAAAAATCAAGACACTGGACGATATCGACAAAAAGGACAAGAAAAAAATCAAGAAGTCAAACTATTCAAATACCAGTAATACTAATTCTAAAAACAGTACTTTTAATAACTTCAAACAGAGAAGCTACGACTTCAAAGACCTGGAAAAGAAATTGTTAGGATGGGATAATAATGATTAA
- a CDS encoding NAD(P)H-dependent flavin oxidoreductase, which yields MGLPPLIIGNLIADVPIIQGGMGVGISGYRLSQAVANQGGIGVISGVQIGYREPDFETNTKEANVRALRKEIRKARELSPDGIIGVNIMVAVSDYDEMVRTCVEENADIIISGAGIPLKLPALVEGSSIKIAPIVSSGKAASIIIRHWIKKYSRIPDMIVVEGPLAGGHLGFHIEQLESGNESLEQIVPEVIEVVKVFENRYDRKIPVVAAGGIYTGEDIAKFLKLGASGVQMGTRFVATEECDASIEYKKMYVNSRKEDIKLIKSPVGLPGRAIENKFIKIAEQHRIVPDKCYNCLKKCNPKNTPYCISRALINAVEGKVDDALIFVGSNAYRIDKIVKVKDLIEELIFEAEKMYNI from the coding sequence ATGGGATTACCTCCGCTTATTATAGGAAATTTAATTGCGGATGTTCCAATCATACAGGGCGGCATGGGTGTTGGAATTTCGGGATACAGACTTTCCCAGGCTGTAGCAAATCAAGGTGGAATTGGGGTAATATCCGGAGTTCAAATAGGATACAGAGAACCTGATTTTGAGACGAATACAAAAGAAGCCAATGTAAGAGCTCTGAGAAAGGAAATAAGAAAGGCCAGAGAATTAAGTCCTGATGGTATAATTGGCGTAAATATAATGGTAGCCGTAAGTGATTATGATGAAATGGTCAGGACCTGTGTGGAGGAAAATGCAGATATTATAATATCCGGTGCGGGAATTCCTCTTAAATTGCCTGCACTTGTAGAAGGAAGCAGCATAAAGATAGCACCTATTGTATCTTCTGGAAAAGCTGCATCAATTATAATAAGGCACTGGATAAAAAAATATTCAAGGATACCTGATATGATAGTTGTAGAGGGACCTCTGGCAGGAGGACATCTTGGATTTCATATAGAACAACTGGAATCAGGAAATGAGAGTCTCGAACAAATTGTACCGGAAGTTATTGAGGTAGTAAAAGTATTTGAAAATAGATATGATAGAAAAATTCCAGTAGTAGCTGCCGGTGGCATATATACGGGAGAGGATATTGCAAAATTTTTAAAGCTGGGGGCATCAGGGGTTCAAATGGGAACACGCTTTGTAGCCACAGAAGAATGTGATGCAAGCATAGAGTATAAAAAAATGTATGTAAACTCCAGGAAGGAAGATATAAAGCTGATTAAAAGTCCCGTTGGTCTTCCGGGAAGGGCAATAGAAAATAAGTTTATTAAAATTGCGGAGCAGCATAGAATTGTCCCTGATAAGTGTTATAACTGCTTGAAGAAATGTAATCCTAAAAACACACCTTACTGTATATCAAGGGCTTTGATCAATGCTGTTGAGGGTAAGGTAGATGATGCACTTATTTTTGTAGGAAGCAATGCTTATAGAATAGATAAAATAGTAAAAGTGAAAGATCTTATTGAGGAACTGATTTTCGAGGCAGAGAAGATGTATAATATTTGA
- a CDS encoding MarR family winged helix-turn-helix transcriptional regulator encodes MNKDINIINKLLVDIFYDILQIEQKSLQYASFKDLSISEIHTIAAIGMYVPRRMTEVAGDLDITLGTLTTAVKHLVKKGYVIRERSELDRRIVRINLTKKGKLAYRIHQKFHSDMVKECISGLSEEEKKVLKRSLEKLNEFFKSKYDIDVKVK; translated from the coding sequence GTGAATAAAGATATAAATATTATAAATAAATTGTTGGTGGATATTTTTTATGACATATTACAGATAGAACAGAAATCTCTCCAGTATGCATCTTTTAAGGATCTGTCAATTTCAGAAATACATACTATAGCTGCCATAGGCATGTATGTACCAAGGCGAATGACGGAGGTTGCAGGTGATCTTGACATAACTTTGGGAACGCTGACTACGGCTGTAAAGCATCTTGTAAAAAAAGGATACGTAATTAGGGAACGGAGTGAATTGGATAGACGGATTGTGCGTATAAATCTTACAAAAAAAGGGAAACTTGCCTATAGAATCCATCAAAAATTTCATTCTGACATGGTTAAGGAATGTATAAGCGGTTTAAGTGAAGAAGAGAAAAAAGTTTTGAAACGATCTCTTGAAAAATTAAATGAATTTTTTAAATCGAAATATGATATTGATGTTAAGGTCAAGTAG